The following are encoded together in the Gordonia insulae genome:
- the frr gene encoding ribosome recycling factor: protein MIDDALLDAEEKMEKAVSVAKDDMGSVRTGRANPAMFNRVNIEYYGAVTPITQVAGITTPEARLVVIKPYEASILRDIETAIRNSDLGVNPTNDGSIIRVAIPQLTEDRRKELVKQVKGKGEDAKVAIRNVRRKAVDELKRIQKDGEAGEDDVSRAEKELDKTTAGYVAQVDDLVKHKENELLEV from the coding sequence ATGATCGACGATGCGCTCCTGGATGCCGAGGAGAAGATGGAGAAGGCGGTCAGTGTCGCCAAGGACGACATGGGGTCGGTTCGCACCGGGCGTGCCAATCCGGCGATGTTCAACCGGGTCAACATCGAGTACTACGGGGCGGTCACCCCGATCACGCAGGTCGCCGGCATCACCACCCCGGAAGCGCGGCTCGTCGTGATCAAGCCGTACGAGGCGTCGATCCTGCGTGACATCGAGACCGCGATCCGCAACTCCGACCTCGGCGTGAACCCCACCAACGACGGTTCGATCATCCGCGTCGCCATCCCACAGCTGACCGAAGACCGTCGCAAGGAACTCGTGAAGCAGGTCAAGGGCAAGGGCGAGGACGCCAAGGTGGCCATCCGCAACGTGCGCCGCAAGGCGGTCGACGAACTCAAGCGCATCCAGAAGGACGGCGAGGCGGGGGAGGACGACGTCTCCCGCGCCGAGAAGGAACTCGACAAGACCACGGCCGGGTACGTCGCCCAGGTCGACGATCTGGTGAAGCACAAAGAGAACGAATTGCTCGAAGTGTGA
- a CDS encoding LapA family protein, with the protein MTTPDPGQPEFERVDPVDPAGVEGMDSEHKALLAERDNLRTQVKKVEHTRARATFFGLVIGAIITILLLVFILQNMESQRIELLFWEVNLPLGVSLLIAAIAGALIVALAGGVRMVQMSRALRKAKK; encoded by the coding sequence ATGACGACACCTGATCCTGGCCAGCCGGAGTTCGAACGCGTCGATCCGGTCGATCCGGCCGGCGTCGAAGGCATGGATTCCGAGCACAAGGCGCTGTTGGCCGAGCGCGACAATCTGCGTACCCAGGTCAAAAAAGTCGAACACACCAGGGCACGGGCCACTTTCTTCGGTCTGGTCATCGGTGCCATCATCACGATCCTGCTGCTGGTGTTCATCCTGCAGAACATGGAGTCGCAGCGGATCGAGCTGCTCTTCTGGGAGGTCAACCTGCCGCTGGGTGTGAGCCTTCTCATCGCGGCGATCGCCGGTGCATTGATCGTCGCACTGGCGGGCGGGGTACGCATGGTGCAGATGAGCCGGGCGTTGCGCAAGGCGAAGAAATGA
- the puuE gene encoding allantoinase PuuE: protein MSEIAHRTLADYRSERYPRDMVGYGATTPDPQWPGGAKIAVQFVLNYEEGSENNVLENDRGSETFLSEMIGAQSFPNRHMSMESLYEYGSRAGVWRILRAFSRRELPLTIFAVAQAMARNPEAAAAFVERGDEIACHGYRWLSYQLVDSAVEREHMQAGIELLTEITGQRPQGWYTGRDSPHTRQLVVEQGGFVYDSDSYADDLPYWVKVPRGDDTVDHLVVPYTLDTNDMRFASPGGFPSGEQFFTHLRDAFDVLYAEGEAGAPKMLSVGLHCRLVGRPARLAALERFLDHVQSHDDVWITRRIDIAEHWRTVHPAR from the coding sequence ATGTCCGAGATCGCACATCGAACCCTGGCCGACTACCGCTCCGAGCGATATCCGCGCGACATGGTCGGCTACGGCGCGACGACACCGGACCCGCAATGGCCGGGCGGGGCCAAGATCGCGGTGCAATTCGTCCTCAACTACGAGGAGGGGTCGGAGAACAACGTCCTCGAGAACGACCGTGGCAGTGAGACGTTCCTCTCCGAGATGATCGGCGCGCAGTCGTTCCCGAACCGCCACATGAGCATGGAGTCGCTCTACGAGTACGGGTCGCGAGCGGGGGTGTGGCGCATCCTGCGGGCGTTCTCGCGCCGCGAACTGCCGCTGACCATCTTCGCCGTGGCGCAGGCGATGGCGCGCAACCCGGAGGCTGCGGCCGCGTTCGTGGAACGTGGCGATGAGATCGCGTGTCACGGATACCGTTGGCTCAGTTACCAATTGGTCGACTCGGCAGTCGAGCGCGAGCATATGCAGGCCGGCATCGAGCTGTTGACGGAGATCACCGGACAGCGCCCGCAGGGGTGGTACACCGGCCGGGATTCACCTCACACGCGCCAACTCGTCGTGGAACAGGGTGGGTTCGTCTACGACTCCGACAGCTACGCCGACGACCTCCCGTACTGGGTGAAGGTGCCGCGCGGCGACGACACCGTGGACCACCTCGTGGTGCCGTACACGCTCGACACCAACGACATGCGGTTCGCATCGCCCGGCGGGTTCCCCTCCGGCGAGCAGTTCTTCACGCACCTGCGCGATGCCTTCGACGTGCTCTACGCCGAAGGGGAGGCCGGCGCGCCCAAGATGCTGTCGGTCGGATTGCACTGTCGGCTCGTCGGGCGCCCGGCCCGCCTCGCGGCGCTCGAGCGTTTCCTCGACCATGTCCAGTCGCACGACGACGTCTGGATCACGCGACGGATCGACATCGCCGAACACTGGCGCACGGTGCATCCGGCCCGCTGA
- a CDS encoding glucosyl-3-phosphoglycerate synthase: MTIAPMPGSATWLESNTWERPDWTIDELIALKRGRSISVVLPALDEEQTVGSVIASIMPLLGTLVDEIVVVDSGSSDATIARAEAAGARVETRESALPGVAPLPGKGEVLWRSLATTVGDLIVFVDSDLVDPDPMYVPRLVGPLLTVPEIQLVKGYYRRPLVGDAGVDPAGGGRVTELVVRPLVAALRPELSGLIQPLAGEYAATRELLTSVPFAAGYGVEIGLVLDTLSGHGIDAIGQVNLGCRIHRNRPLHELGPMARQIVATLMGRLGIGDSGSPLTQFLMEDDGHSLRRAYPVLDDRPPMRAMRSVMLADVGAP; encoded by the coding sequence ATGACGATCGCGCCGATGCCGGGGTCGGCAACCTGGCTGGAGTCCAACACCTGGGAGCGGCCCGACTGGACGATCGATGAGCTGATCGCGCTCAAGAGAGGTCGCTCGATCTCTGTGGTGCTGCCCGCTCTCGACGAAGAGCAGACGGTCGGATCGGTCATCGCGAGCATCATGCCGCTGCTCGGCACCCTGGTCGACGAGATCGTGGTCGTCGACTCGGGATCGTCCGATGCCACGATCGCCCGTGCCGAAGCGGCGGGTGCACGCGTCGAGACGCGCGAGTCCGCGCTGCCGGGCGTCGCGCCCCTGCCGGGCAAGGGTGAGGTGTTGTGGCGATCGCTGGCCACCACGGTCGGCGACCTCATCGTATTCGTCGACAGCGATCTGGTCGACCCGGACCCGATGTATGTCCCGCGACTGGTGGGTCCGTTGCTGACCGTCCCGGAGATCCAGCTGGTCAAGGGCTATTACCGTCGGCCGCTGGTCGGCGATGCCGGGGTCGACCCGGCGGGCGGCGGCCGGGTGACCGAACTCGTGGTGCGGCCGCTCGTCGCGGCGCTGCGACCCGAGCTCTCGGGACTGATCCAGCCTCTCGCCGGCGAGTACGCGGCCACCCGCGAACTACTGACGTCGGTCCCGTTCGCCGCCGGATACGGAGTCGAGATCGGTCTCGTCCTCGACACCCTGAGCGGGCACGGGATCGATGCGATCGGGCAGGTCAATCTCGGCTGCCGCATTCATCGGAATCGGCCGCTGCACGAACTCGGTCCGATGGCCCGGCAGATCGTCGCCACCCTCATGGGGCGGCTCGGCATCGGCGATTCCGGCAGCCCGCTCACCCAGTTCCTGATGGAGGACGACGGGCACAGTCTCCGTCGCGCCTACCCGGTCCTCGACGACCGGCCACCGATGCGCGCGATGCGCAGCGTCATGCTCGCCGACGTCGGCGCCCCCTGA
- a CDS encoding DUF2631 domain-containing protein, with translation MASTEVEPVDTGWVREPDDAPSARFGWHGQATKSFIIAGWFCVFALLAMFIGNHRGHVEDIWLVVFAAFLAYFLLKPVWAKRGRWKN, from the coding sequence GTGGCAAGCACCGAGGTTGAGCCCGTCGACACCGGCTGGGTTCGCGAGCCCGACGACGCGCCGTCGGCACGGTTCGGCTGGCACGGTCAGGCGACGAAGTCCTTCATCATCGCCGGCTGGTTCTGCGTGTTCGCCCTGTTGGCGATGTTCATCGGCAACCATCGCGGCCACGTCGAGGACATCTGGCTGGTCGTCTTCGCCGCGTTCCTGGCCTACTTCCTGCTCAAGCCGGTGTGGGCCAAGCGCGGCCGCTGGAAGAACTGA
- a CDS encoding phosphatidate cytidylyltransferase, with protein sequence MATESSANEPLPGDATGASGRSGVTGGQTPDPAPRASTPSGQAPAEKKKSRAGRDLPAAIGVGGTLGISIILILLFAPKVWYGVVAVAFAIATWEVSKRLRDGGYQVAFWPLLVGGQAIIWAGWPWAQTGVLTAFAATVLVLMVWMLLAQGISRAPENYLHNLAASVFVLAWLPLLASFGAHMVVQDNGAARVATLMVVVVCSDVGGYAAGVLFGKHPMAPAISPKKSWEGLVGSLVVGTTGAVCCGIFLLDAHWWVGAILGPVLVVCATLGDLVESQVKRDLGIKDMGTLLPGHGGIMDRLDSLLPSAFIVWAVLTALL encoded by the coding sequence ATGGCCACCGAATCGTCCGCGAACGAGCCGCTGCCCGGCGACGCCACCGGCGCCTCGGGCAGGTCCGGGGTGACCGGGGGCCAGACGCCTGACCCGGCTCCCCGCGCGTCGACTCCGAGCGGGCAGGCGCCGGCGGAGAAGAAGAAGTCGCGTGCCGGTCGCGACCTGCCGGCCGCGATCGGCGTCGGGGGCACGCTCGGGATCTCGATCATCCTGATCCTGCTGTTCGCGCCGAAGGTCTGGTACGGAGTCGTCGCAGTAGCATTCGCGATCGCGACCTGGGAGGTCTCCAAACGTCTGCGCGACGGCGGGTACCAGGTGGCGTTCTGGCCCCTGTTGGTCGGCGGGCAGGCGATCATCTGGGCCGGCTGGCCATGGGCGCAGACCGGTGTGCTCACCGCCTTCGCCGCGACCGTACTCGTGCTGATGGTGTGGATGTTGTTGGCGCAGGGCATCAGTCGCGCACCCGAGAACTACCTGCACAACCTCGCGGCGAGTGTCTTCGTGCTCGCGTGGCTGCCGCTGCTCGCGTCCTTCGGAGCCCACATGGTGGTGCAGGACAACGGCGCCGCGCGGGTCGCCACGCTGATGGTCGTCGTGGTGTGTTCCGACGTCGGCGGATATGCCGCCGGGGTGCTGTTCGGCAAACACCCGATGGCTCCGGCGATCAGCCCCAAGAAGTCGTGGGAGGGTCTGGTCGGCTCGCTCGTCGTCGGGACCACCGGCGCGGTGTGCTGCGGGATCTTCCTGCTCGACGCCCACTGGTGGGTGGGCGCCATCCTCGGACCCGTCCTGGTGGTCTGTGCGACGCTCGGTGACCTCGTCGAATCGCAGGTCAAGCGCGACCTGGGGATCAAGGACATGGGTACGCTGCTGCCCGGACACGGCGGCATCATGGATCGACTCGACTCGTTGCTGCCGTCCGCGTTCATCGTCTGGGCGGTGCTGACCGCCCTCCTCTGA
- a CDS encoding alpha/beta hydrolase — translation MSRRAVAARWVVGAIAGACVVTVGQFVPATVSAAPTGATIVAERVQSPREIDLSVKSRSMRTTVPVKVIPARGGAAAPTLYLLNGAAGGEGGSSWFDRTDIRTFFADENVNVVVPMGGAASYFTDWYRPDPKLGVQKWATFLTDELPAVIDRRFDGTGRNAIAGISMAGTSVFQLSLHAPRLYRALGSFSGCAQTSDPMGQAVVRMVVEGRGGGNTLNMWGPPSDPAWQANDPYLHVDEFRGKSIYVSNGSGSPGRYDTIDGPGIDGSGSKLFDQIAVGAVIETATAECTRNLQQRMRERGVPATFHLYGGGTHAWPYWQDELHRAWPQFRAALRS, via the coding sequence GTGTCGAGACGTGCCGTCGCGGCCCGGTGGGTGGTGGGTGCCATCGCGGGAGCGTGCGTGGTGACGGTCGGGCAGTTCGTCCCGGCCACGGTGTCGGCCGCGCCCACGGGTGCCACGATCGTCGCCGAGCGCGTGCAGTCGCCGCGTGAGATCGACTTGTCCGTCAAGTCGCGCTCGATGCGAACGACCGTTCCGGTCAAGGTGATTCCGGCGCGCGGAGGTGCGGCGGCACCCACTCTCTATCTGCTCAACGGTGCGGCCGGCGGCGAGGGCGGGAGCAGTTGGTTCGACCGCACCGACATTCGCACGTTCTTCGCCGACGAGAACGTCAACGTCGTCGTCCCGATGGGTGGCGCGGCGAGTTACTTCACCGACTGGTACCGGCCGGATCCGAAACTCGGAGTGCAGAAATGGGCGACGTTCCTCACCGACGAGCTGCCTGCCGTCATCGACCGACGATTCGACGGGACGGGCCGCAACGCGATCGCCGGGATCTCGATGGCGGGGACATCGGTGTTCCAGTTGTCGCTGCACGCGCCACGGCTGTACCGCGCGCTGGGATCCTTCAGCGGTTGCGCACAGACCAGTGATCCGATGGGCCAGGCCGTCGTGCGGATGGTCGTGGAGGGTCGCGGGGGTGGCAACACCCTCAACATGTGGGGACCACCGTCGGATCCGGCGTGGCAGGCCAATGACCCGTATCTGCATGTCGATGAGTTCCGCGGGAAGTCGATCTACGTCTCCAACGGATCGGGATCACCGGGGCGCTACGACACCATCGACGGGCCCGGCATCGACGGGAGCGGCAGCAAACTGTTCGACCAGATCGCCGTCGGCGCGGTCATCGAGACCGCGACGGCCGAGTGCACGAGAAATCTGCAGCAGCGCATGCGCGAGCGCGGCGTCCCCGCGACATTCCACCTGTACGGCGGCGGAACCCACGCGTGGCCGTACTGGCAGGACGAACTGCACCGGGCATGGCCTCAGTTCCGGGCGGCGTTGCGCTCGTGA
- the pyrH gene encoding UMP kinase produces the protein MSETPDIQQSERHGYQRVLLKLGGEMFGGGGVGLDPDVVATVADQIAEVVGSGVQVAVVIGGGNFFRGAELQQRGLDRARSDYMGMLGTVMNCLALQDFLEKREVSTRVQTAITMGQVAEPYLPLRAQRHLEKGRVVIFGAGMGMPYFSTDTTAAQRALEIKAEVVLMAKGVDGVYDADPRLEPDAKLFREITHREVLDKELKVADATAFSLCMDNKMPILVFNLLEEGNIARAVAGERIGTLVAT, from the coding sequence ATGAGCGAAACCCCCGACATACAGCAGTCCGAGCGGCACGGCTATCAGCGCGTGCTCCTCAAACTCGGCGGTGAGATGTTCGGTGGGGGCGGCGTCGGCCTCGACCCCGATGTGGTGGCCACGGTCGCCGATCAGATCGCCGAGGTCGTCGGGTCCGGTGTGCAGGTGGCTGTCGTCATCGGTGGAGGCAACTTCTTCCGTGGCGCCGAACTGCAGCAACGCGGCCTCGATCGTGCCCGCTCCGACTACATGGGCATGCTGGGCACCGTCATGAACTGCCTGGCTCTGCAGGACTTCCTGGAGAAGCGTGAGGTCAGCACCCGGGTCCAGACGGCGATCACGATGGGCCAGGTCGCCGAACCGTATCTGCCGCTGCGCGCGCAGCGACACCTCGAGAAGGGTCGTGTGGTGATCTTCGGTGCCGGGATGGGGATGCCGTACTTCTCCACCGACACCACCGCGGCGCAGCGCGCCCTGGAGATCAAGGCCGAGGTGGTCCTGATGGCCAAGGGCGTCGACGGCGTGTACGACGCGGACCCCCGGCTCGAGCCGGACGCGAAGCTCTTCCGCGAGATCACCCACCGCGAGGTGCTCGACAAGGAACTCAAGGTCGCCGACGCGACCGCGTTCAGCCTGTGTATGGACAACAAGATGCCCATCCTGGTGTTCAATTTGCTGGAGGAAGGCAACATCGCCCGTGCGGTCGCGGGCGAGCGGATCGGCACACTGGTCGCCACCTGA
- the rlmN gene encoding 23S rRNA (adenine(2503)-C(2))-methyltransferase RlmN, with protein sequence MSSLPLVFDAPKRGRPPTHFADLDAAGRVAALADLGLPKFRANQLARQYYGRLNGDVEEMSDLPSSARDAVGEKLFPALLSPVRHISCDDGDTRKTLWRLHDGTLLESVLMRYADRNTLCISSQAGCGMACPFCATGQGGLDRNLSTAEIVDQVRAAARALRDGEFGDAGRLSNVVFMGMGEPLANYKRVVSAVRQITSPVPDGLGISARSVTVSTVGLAPSIRRLADEGLSVTLAVSLHTPDDELRDTLVPVNNRWSVAEVLEAARYYADTTGRRVSIEYALIRDVNDQPWRADLLGQKLRKALGPLVHVNLIPLNPTPGSEWDASPKPAEREFVRRVREQGVSCTVRDTRGQEIAAACGQLAAEER encoded by the coding sequence ATGTCGTCATTGCCGCTCGTGTTCGACGCGCCCAAACGAGGTCGCCCGCCGACCCATTTCGCCGACCTCGACGCAGCCGGACGGGTCGCCGCCCTCGCCGACCTGGGCCTGCCGAAGTTCCGCGCGAATCAGCTCGCCCGTCAGTATTACGGCCGGCTCAACGGCGATGTCGAGGAGATGTCCGATCTGCCGTCGTCGGCTCGCGACGCCGTCGGCGAGAAGCTCTTCCCGGCTTTGCTGTCGCCGGTGCGCCATATCTCGTGCGACGACGGCGACACCCGCAAGACGCTGTGGCGGTTGCACGACGGCACCCTGCTGGAAAGCGTCCTGATGCGCTACGCCGACCGCAACACGTTGTGCATCTCGAGCCAGGCCGGATGCGGGATGGCGTGCCCGTTCTGTGCGACCGGGCAGGGCGGGCTGGACCGCAACCTGTCGACCGCGGAGATCGTCGACCAGGTGCGTGCGGCGGCACGCGCGCTGCGCGACGGCGAGTTCGGTGATGCGGGACGACTCTCGAATGTCGTTTTCATGGGGATGGGCGAGCCGCTCGCCAACTACAAGCGCGTGGTCAGCGCGGTTCGGCAGATCACGTCGCCGGTCCCGGATGGGCTGGGGATCTCGGCTCGCTCCGTCACCGTCTCGACAGTGGGCCTCGCGCCGTCGATCCGTCGCCTCGCCGACGAGGGGCTGTCGGTGACGCTCGCGGTGTCCTTGCACACCCCCGACGACGAGTTGCGCGACACCCTGGTCCCGGTGAACAACCGCTGGTCGGTCGCCGAGGTGCTGGAGGCCGCGCGGTACTACGCCGACACCACCGGCAGGCGGGTGTCGATCGAGTACGCGTTGATCCGCGACGTCAATGATCAGCCATGGCGGGCCGACCTGCTGGGACAGAAGCTGCGCAAGGCCCTCGGTCCGTTGGTGCACGTGAACCTGATCCCGCTCAATCCGACACCCGGCTCGGAATGGGACGCGAGTCCGAAACCAGCGGAGCGCGAGTTCGTCCGACGGGTCCGCGAACAGGGTGTCTCGTGCACCGTGCGCGACACCAGGGGGCAGGAGATCGCCGCCGCGTGCGGTCAGCTCGCCGCAGAGGAACGTTGA